A region of Liolophura sinensis isolate JHLJ2023 chromosome 8, CUHK_Ljap_v2, whole genome shotgun sequence DNA encodes the following proteins:
- the LOC135472912 gene encoding cysteine-rich hydrophobic domain-containing protein 2-like, which translates to MADFDAIYEEEDDDDRVEIEDDLTINVPDPIVLRGAGNVTVFGLSNRFDTEFPSGLAGKVAPEEFKATITRINNVLRKALPMNVKWLFCGCVCCCCTLGCSLWPVICLSKRTRHGLEKVLDWENSHLYHKLGLHWKLSKQRCDTSSMMEYVMLIEFIPKIPIFRPD; encoded by the exons ATGGCTGATTTTGACGCGATATATGAGGAAGAAGACGACGATGATAGAGTGGAAATTGAAGACGATTTAACAATAAATGTTCCCGATCCCATCGTTTTGAGGGGCGCCGGAAATGTGACTGT atttgGACTGAGCAACAGGTTTGACACTGAGTTCCCGTCTGGACTAGCTGGAAAG GTGGCACCAGAAGAGTTCAAGGCGACCATAACGCGGATTAACAATGTTTTACGGAAGGCGCTGCCGATGAATGTCAAGTGGCTATTCTGTGGCTGCGTATGCTGCTGCTGTACCCTTGGCTGCTCATTATGGCCAGTTATATGTCTTAGTAAACGA acaagGCATGGCTTAGAAAAAGTTTTAGACTGGGAAAACAGTCATTTATATCATAAG CTTGGTTTGCACTGGAAATTAAGCAAGCAGAGGTGTGACACAAGCAGTATGATGGAATAT GTGATGTTGATAGAATTTATACCCAAAATTCCAATATTTCGACCAGACTAG